In Thermotoga sp. KOL6, the DNA window CAATTCGTAACAGTTCCCGATGTTACGGGGCTTTCTGGAACCGAAGCTTGTGAAAAGTTGAAAGAATTTGGTTTGATATGTGATAAGGTTGCTTCTGGTACTGTTATTGACACGTACCCTCATCCGGGATCCAAAGTAAAAAAAGGAAGAACCGTGAATCTATATTATGAAAATCCTTTGAAAAGAATCATTCCACATCTTTCGGGCATAAAACTTTCGGTAGCGGAAGAAATTTTGAAGAAATCAGGTTGGAAATACGAAATAATATATTTTCCATTCGGCGAAGAAGAGAGCAAAGTGCTCGCAATTTATCCGACGGAAGGAATTCCTCACAATGGAACCATTACCCTTTTGGTGGACACTGGAAAAAAGGACACGTATTTCTTTGTTCAGAACTACGTCGGGATGAAGTTTGAGGAGTTAAAAACGGAGGATCGCTTCATCTTTATTGGAAGAGGAAGTCGTGTTGTGGGGCAGTATCCTCCTCCAAATTCTATAGCAAAAGAAGTAATTTTGATACTCGGGGAGGAGTAAAGCTTGCGTAGAACAGGTGTAGTGGTGAGCTTCCATTCCAATATGGTGACAGTTGAAGACGAAAAGACGGGGGAAAGACTCCTCTGTAAATTGAGAGGAAAATTTCGTTTACAGAATCTGAAGATCTACGTTGGTGATAGAGTGGAATACACACCGGATGGTACGGGATCCGGTGTAATAGAAAATGTGTTCCACAGAAAGAATTTACTCGACAAACCTCATGTTGCAAACGTGGATCAGGTAATCTTGGTTGTCACGGTGAAAATGCCTGAAACTCCAACCTACATAATCGATAAATTTTTGGTACTCGCTGAAAAAAACAGTTTGGACACGATCATTGTCATTAACAAAATGGACCTTTACGATTCCGAAGATCTCAAAAAAGTAGAAGAGCTGTATAAAGTCTATTCAATCCTCTACCCAATTGTGAAAACCAGCGCAAGAACAGGATTGGGCATTGACGAGCTAAAGGGATATTTGAAAGGGAAAATAAGCACAATGGCCGGCCTTTCAGGTGTGGGGAAGAGTAGCTTGCTCAATGCGATCAATCCTGGGTTGAAACTTAGAGTGAGTGATGTTTCACAGAAGCTGAAGAGAGGTCGACACACTACAACCTCTGCCCAGCTTCTCAAATTTGATTTCGGTGGATATGTAGTCGATACTCCAGGCTTTGCAAACTTGGAAATAAGCGACATACCAGCAAATGAATTGAAGTACTATTTCAAAGAGTTTGAAAGCAGGCAGTGTTTCTTTTCTGACTGTAATCATGTGGATGAACCAGGCTGTGGAGTAAAAGAAGCCATGGAAACAGGAGAAATAGCAAGGAGTCGTTACGAAAATTACGTAAAAATGTTTTACGAGATTCTAGGGAGGGGGAAGAAGTAATGATAAAGGTAGCCGCCTCTATTCTTGCTTGCGATCTTGCAAGACTCGCAGATGAAGTCAAAAGGGTAGAAAAACACGTGGACATGATACATTTCGATGTCATGGACGGACACTTCGTTCCCAATATCTCCTTCGGTCTCCCCGTTCTTAAAGCTTTAAGAAAGGAAACCAAACTACCGATAAGTGTACATCTAATGATCACAAATCCAGAAGATTATGTTGATCGTTTTATTGAAGAAGGATCAGACATCATAGCTGTTCATTACGAAACAGCACCGCATCTTCACAGATTGGTTCACAAAATAAGAGACATGGGGGCACAAGCTTTTGTTGCCATCAATCCACACACGCCTGTTTTCCTTTTATCTGATATCATAATGGATATCGATGGAGTGCTCGTAATGAGTGTCAATCCTGGATTTTCCGGCCAGAGATTCATAGCGAGGAGCCTAGAAAAGATAAGGAATCTACGCAAAATGGTGAAAGAACTAGGTTTAGAGACAGAGATAATGGTCGATGGTGGTGTAAACGAAGAAAACGCTTCTATACTCATAAAGAACGGGGCCACTATTCTTGTTATGGGATACGGAATTTTCAAAAATGAAAATTACGTGGAATTGGTGAGATCCATTAAACAGGAAAGAGGGGAATTTGCTGATTAAACTTTTTCTTTTCCCTCCTCTTTCCATCATTCAGCTTGAAATTCTTTTCTATGATTTCTAGTGCTCTCTTTATAACGTTATCTGGAATACCGGCAATTTTGGCTACCTCAATTCCGTAGCTTTTGTCAGCCACCCCATTGACAACTTTATGTGTGAATATCACCTTGTCTTTCTCTTCCTTAACGAGGATAGTTTTGTTTTGAACTTGAGGGAAGCCCTTTTCAAGGTCCGTTAGTTCGGTAAAATGGGTTGCGAACAAAACTTTACAACCTCTCGAAATCAGTTCTTCTGAGATTGCCCAGGCAATACTGATTCCATCTTGGGTACTAGTTCCTCTACCTACTTCATCTAGTAACACCAGACTTCTTTTGGTAGCTTTCAGAAGAATCAACGCCATTTCGTTCATCTCGACGAGAAAGGTACTTCTGCCACCCGCAAGATCGTCTCTGGCACCCATCCTTGTGAAGATTCTATCAAATATCGGAAGAACAGCTCTTCGCGCGGGCACAAAAGAGCCAATTTGTGCCATGAGAGCTATCAATCCAATCTGCCTTATGAAAGTAGACTTCCCACTCATGTTCGGTCCAGTTATTACTAGAAATCTTTTCTCCTCATTCATGTACACATCATTTTCCACAAAATCTCTTGTGAATCTTTCGACAACAGGATGTCTTCCTCCCTCTATCTTCATTTCATTCTCGGAAAATTGAGG includes these proteins:
- a CDS encoding PASTA domain-containing protein, yielding MRTTENKKKIFNAMKTFFGIVIGFVAGGLFFLFVIKLYQDQFVTVPDVTGLSGTEACEKLKEFGLICDKVASGTVIDTYPHPGSKVKKGRTVNLYYENPLKRIIPHLSGIKLSVAEEILKKSGWKYEIIYFPFGEEESKVLAIYPTEGIPHNGTITLLVDTGKKDTYFFVQNYVGMKFEELKTEDRFIFIGRGSRVVGQYPPPNSIAKEVILILGEE
- the rsgA gene encoding ribosome small subunit-dependent GTPase A — encoded protein: MRRTGVVVSFHSNMVTVEDEKTGERLLCKLRGKFRLQNLKIYVGDRVEYTPDGTGSGVIENVFHRKNLLDKPHVANVDQVILVVTVKMPETPTYIIDKFLVLAEKNSLDTIIVINKMDLYDSEDLKKVEELYKVYSILYPIVKTSARTGLGIDELKGYLKGKISTMAGLSGVGKSSLLNAINPGLKLRVSDVSQKLKRGRHTTTSAQLLKFDFGGYVVDTPGFANLEISDIPANELKYYFKEFESRQCFFSDCNHVDEPGCGVKEAMETGEIARSRYENYVKMFYEILGRGKK
- the rpe gene encoding ribulose-phosphate 3-epimerase yields the protein MIKVAASILACDLARLADEVKRVEKHVDMIHFDVMDGHFVPNISFGLPVLKALRKETKLPISVHLMITNPEDYVDRFIEEGSDIIAVHYETAPHLHRLVHKIRDMGAQAFVAINPHTPVFLLSDIIMDIDGVLVMSVNPGFSGQRFIARSLEKIRNLRKMVKELGLETEIMVDGGVNEENASILIKNGATILVMGYGIFKNENYVELVRSIKQERGEFAD